The following coding sequences are from one Streptomyces sp. NBC_01294 window:
- a CDS encoding YibE/F family protein, with product MTPSPQPPIEPSEPTEPHDHSGHANHGPGHSSGPAPSHGHGHGHGHGHGHGHGHGPAAPVSKHLRKVIAAILIPFATAVFIGMVVLWPGGAPAHERTGVGFDRQTQQGKVVSIEQVDCKSVNAAQVPTTGDPTTPAGREAQAAQTGECKKATVEVGTGPDKGRTFVEIVQPGAPRQLEDGQGVVVAYAPDAPRDLQYSVIDVNRKLPMAVLAGIFALAVVLVGRMRGLFALIALVISFGVLTLFILPAILQGSNPLVVAVVGASAIMLISLFMCHGLTARTAVAVLGTLVSLLLIGVLGSVLIDWAFLSGNTDDNTGLIHGLYPDIDMSGLLLAGVIIGSLGVLDDVTVTQTSAVWELHQADSSMSSRALYKAAIRIGRDHIASVVNTLVLAYAGAALPLLLLFSIANSSMGSVANSELVAVEIVRTLVGSIGLVASVPVTTALAALVVSADRPGSPAVAPASGPVRGGRGRRRKR from the coding sequence GTGACGCCCTCGCCGCAGCCCCCCATCGAGCCCTCAGAGCCCACAGAGCCCCATGACCACTCCGGCCACGCGAACCACGGCCCCGGGCACTCCTCCGGCCCTGCCCCCAGCCACGGTCACGGTCACGGTCACGGTCACGGTCACGGTCACGGCCATGGTCACGGCCCGGCGGCTCCCGTCTCGAAGCACCTGCGCAAGGTCATCGCAGCCATCCTGATCCCCTTCGCCACCGCCGTCTTCATCGGCATGGTGGTGCTCTGGCCAGGCGGCGCCCCCGCCCACGAGCGGACCGGGGTGGGCTTCGACCGGCAGACCCAGCAGGGCAAGGTCGTCTCGATCGAACAGGTCGACTGCAAATCCGTGAACGCCGCACAGGTGCCGACGACCGGCGACCCCACCACCCCCGCGGGCCGCGAGGCGCAGGCCGCGCAGACCGGCGAGTGCAAGAAGGCCACCGTCGAGGTCGGCACCGGCCCGGACAAGGGCCGCACCTTCGTGGAGATCGTCCAGCCGGGCGCACCGCGGCAGTTGGAGGACGGCCAGGGGGTGGTGGTGGCGTACGCGCCGGACGCCCCCCGCGACCTCCAGTACTCGGTGATCGACGTGAACCGCAAGCTCCCCATGGCGGTGCTGGCCGGCATCTTCGCGCTCGCGGTCGTGCTCGTCGGGCGGATGCGCGGACTGTTCGCACTGATCGCACTGGTCATCAGCTTCGGCGTGCTGACCCTCTTCATCCTCCCGGCCATCCTGCAGGGCTCGAACCCGCTGGTCGTCGCGGTGGTCGGGGCGAGCGCCATCATGCTGATCTCGCTCTTCATGTGCCACGGCCTGACGGCCCGTACCGCGGTCGCCGTCCTCGGCACGCTCGTCTCGCTGCTGCTGATCGGGGTGCTGGGCTCGGTATTGATCGACTGGGCGTTCCTCAGCGGCAACACCGACGACAACACCGGGCTGATCCACGGGCTCTACCCGGACATCGACATGAGCGGTTTGCTGCTCGCAGGTGTGATCATCGGATCACTGGGCGTGCTCGACGATGTGACGGTCACCCAGACCTCGGCGGTCTGGGAACTCCACCAGGCCGACTCCTCGATGAGCTCGCGCGCGCTGTACAAGGCGGCCATCCGGATCGGCCGCGACCACATCGCATCCGTGGTCAACACCCTGGTGCTGGCGTACGCGGGCGCCGCGCTGCCGCTTCTCCTGCTGTTCTCGATCGCGAACAGCAGCATGGGTTCGGTGGCCAACAGCGAGCTGGTCGCGGTGGAGATCGTACGGACGCTCGTGGGCTCGATCGGGCTGGTGGCCTCGGTCCCCGTGACCACGGCGCTGGCCGCGCTGGTCGTTTCCGCAGACCGGCCGGGATCCCCGGCCGT
- the thiC gene encoding phosphomethylpyrimidine synthase ThiC yields MTIQDARTPAVSQDADGQNERQPGWHKGYLAGSRPDIRVPVRQVHLTNGKDVTLYDTSGPYTDPQIETDVRRGLAPLRENWIIGRGDTEEYAGRPVRPEDDGIKHTSPRGGLKNLDAVFPGRPRQPRRGRGGAAVTQLAYARRGEITPEMEYVAIRENVSPEVVREEIAAGRAVLPVNVNHPEIEPMIIGKRFLVKVNANIGNSAVTSSIEEEVDKMTWATKWGADTVMDLSTGRNIHTTREWVLRNSPVPIGTVPLYQALEKVDGRAEDLTWEIYKDTVIEQAEQGVDYMTVHAGVLLPYVPLTARRKTGIVSRGGSIMAAWCLAHHKENFLYTNFEELCDILATYDVTYSLGDGLRPGSIADANDAAQFAELKTLGELNTIAKRHNVQTMIEGPGHVPMHKIKENIDLQQEICEEAPFYTLGPLTTDVAPAYDHITSGIGAAMIAWWGTAMLCYVTPKEHLGLPNRDDVKTGVITYKIAAHAADLAKGHPGAQEWDDALSDARFEFRWEDQFNLALDPDTAREFHDETLPAEPAKTAHFCSMCGPKFCSMKISQDIRREHGGDLKAEEIQAGMAEKSAEFAASGSRVYLPLAD; encoded by the coding sequence ATGACCATTCAGGACGCACGCACGCCTGCCGTCAGCCAGGACGCCGACGGCCAGAACGAGCGCCAGCCCGGCTGGCACAAGGGATACCTGGCGGGCTCCCGCCCCGACATCCGGGTGCCGGTCCGCCAGGTCCACCTCACCAACGGCAAGGACGTGACGCTCTACGACACGTCAGGTCCGTACACCGACCCGCAGATCGAGACCGACGTCCGCCGGGGCCTCGCGCCGCTGCGCGAGAACTGGATCATCGGCCGCGGCGACACCGAGGAGTACGCGGGCCGTCCCGTGCGCCCCGAGGACGACGGCATCAAGCACACCTCTCCGCGCGGTGGCCTCAAGAACCTCGACGCGGTCTTCCCGGGCCGCCCCCGCCAGCCCCGCCGGGGCCGTGGCGGCGCCGCCGTCACGCAGCTCGCGTACGCCCGCCGCGGTGAGATCACCCCGGAGATGGAGTACGTCGCGATCCGCGAGAACGTCTCCCCCGAGGTCGTCCGTGAGGAGATCGCCGCAGGTCGCGCGGTGCTTCCGGTCAACGTGAACCACCCCGAGATCGAGCCGATGATCATCGGCAAGCGCTTCCTGGTGAAGGTCAACGCCAACATCGGCAACTCCGCCGTCACCTCCTCCATCGAGGAGGAGGTCGACAAGATGACCTGGGCGACCAAGTGGGGCGCCGACACGGTCATGGACCTCTCGACGGGCCGCAACATCCACACCACCCGTGAGTGGGTGCTGCGCAACTCCCCCGTCCCGATCGGCACCGTGCCGCTCTACCAGGCGCTGGAGAAGGTCGACGGCCGCGCCGAGGACCTGACCTGGGAGATCTACAAGGACACGGTCATCGAGCAGGCCGAGCAGGGCGTCGACTACATGACGGTCCACGCCGGCGTGCTGCTGCCGTACGTGCCGCTGACCGCCCGGCGCAAGACCGGCATCGTGTCGCGCGGCGGGTCGATCATGGCCGCGTGGTGCCTGGCGCACCACAAGGAGAACTTCCTCTACACGAACTTCGAGGAGCTCTGCGACATCCTCGCGACGTACGACGTCACGTACTCGCTGGGTGACGGCCTGCGCCCCGGCTCCATCGCGGACGCCAACGACGCGGCCCAGTTCGCCGAGCTGAAGACGCTGGGCGAGCTGAACACGATCGCCAAGCGGCACAACGTGCAGACGATGATCGAGGGCCCGGGCCACGTCCCGATGCACAAGATCAAGGAGAACATCGACCTCCAGCAGGAGATCTGCGAGGAGGCGCCGTTCTACACGCTCGGCCCGCTGACCACGGACGTCGCCCCGGCGTACGACCACATCACCTCGGGCATCGGCGCCGCGATGATCGCCTGGTGGGGCACCGCGATGCTCTGCTACGTCACGCCCAAGGAGCACCTGGGCCTGCCCAACCGCGACGACGTCAAGACCGGCGTCATCACGTACAAGATCGCAGCGCACGCCGCGGACCTGGCCAAGGGCCACCCGGGCGCCCAGGAGTGGGACGACGCCCTGTCGGACGCGCGCTTCGAGTTCCGCTGGGAGGACCAGTTCAACCTGGCCCTCGACCCGGACACGGCCCGTGAGTTCCACGACGAGACCCTGCCCGCGGAGCCGGCCAAGACCGCGCACTTCTGCTCCATGTGCGGCCCGAAGTTCTGCTCGATGAAGATCTCGCAGGACATCCGCCGGGAGCACGGCGGTGACCTGAAGGCCGAGGAGATCCAGGCGGGCATGGCGGAGAAGTCCGCCGAGTTCGCGGCTTCGGGCAGCCGTGTCTACCTGCCGCTGGCCGACTGA
- a CDS encoding collagen-like triple helix repeat-containing protein, whose amino-acid sequence MRPENRTRSTLGPLPRSGWRKGGTLASLALVMMGVASPAIAVAQNVQAAERVHAASLTAENPCKPGQHHRPDHNPDQGPDFNPDHDPNFNPDHGPDDGPRVAGIEAGPTGLDRCEEGRPGPTGPTGATGATGATGADGLDGADGATGATGATGTDGADGATGADGATGATGADGATGATGADGATGATGTDGADGATGATGADGADGATGATGADGATGATGADGADGATGATGTDGADGATGATGAPGTDGADGATGATGAPGTDGADGATGATGAPGTDGADGATGATGAPGTDGADGATGATGAPGTDGADGATGATGATGATGATGATGTGPCDDIDSFAPSITESFSAALTNGIAYVGRATTAGGVPVWQNITDDDNPGFPFGLACGITIIEQGPNSYVQVVTTDGRTYQTHGDTLLNNFVWDEEWIELLPAPTPPALRGKEFKGDLMRGAMRNLIP is encoded by the coding sequence ATGCGCCCCGAGAACAGGACCAGGTCAACCCTTGGCCCGCTGCCGAGGAGCGGTTGGCGCAAGGGTGGCACGCTCGCGTCGCTCGCCCTGGTGATGATGGGAGTCGCCAGCCCCGCCATCGCCGTGGCCCAGAACGTTCAGGCGGCCGAGCGCGTGCACGCGGCGAGCCTCACGGCTGAGAACCCGTGCAAGCCTGGGCAGCATCACCGTCCGGACCACAACCCGGACCAGGGTCCGGACTTCAACCCGGACCATGACCCGAACTTCAACCCGGACCATGGTCCGGACGACGGCCCGAGGGTCGCGGGCATCGAGGCCGGGCCCACCGGTCTCGACAGGTGTGAGGAGGGCAGGCCGGGCCCGACAGGACCGACGGGTGCCACCGGCGCTACCGGCGCCACGGGTGCTGACGGCCTCGACGGGGCTGACGGTGCGACCGGCGCCACCGGTGCCACGGGTACGGACGGCGCCGACGGTGCGACGGGTGCTGACGGCGCCACAGGTGCCACGGGTGCCGACGGCGCGACCGGTGCCACGGGTGCCGACGGCGCGACGGGCGCCACCGGTACGGACGGCGCAGATGGCGCTACGGGCGCGACAGGTGCCGACGGCGCCGACGGTGCTACGGGTGCCACGGGTGCCGACGGTGCGACCGGTGCCACGGGTGCCGACGGTGCTGACGGTGCGACGGGCGCGACGGGTACGGACGGCGCGGACGGTGCCACGGGTGCCACCGGCGCGCCGGGTACGGACGGCGCGGACGGTGCCACCGGCGCGACGGGCGCGCCGGGTACGGATGGTGCGGACGGTGCCACCGGCGCGACGGGCGCGCCGGGTACGGATGGTGCGGACGGTGCCACCGGCGCGACGGGCGCGCCGGGTACGGATGGTGCGGACGGTGCCACCGGCGCGACGGGCGCGCCGGGTACGGATGGTGCGGACGGTGCCACCGGCGCGACGGGCGCTACCGGTGCCACCGGTGCCACCGGCGCGACGGGCACTGGGCCCTGCGACGACATCGACAGCTTCGCGCCTTCGATCACCGAGTCGTTCAGTGCCGCTCTGACGAACGGCATCGCCTACGTCGGCCGCGCGACCACGGCCGGAGGTGTGCCTGTCTGGCAGAACATCACGGACGATGACAACCCGGGCTTCCCCTTCGGCCTGGCCTGCGGCATCACGATCATCGAGCAGGGCCCGAACTCCTACGTCCAGGTCGTGACCACGGACGGCAGGACCTACCAGACCCACGGCGACACCCTCCTGAACAACTTCGTCTGGGACGAGGAGTGGATCGAACTGCTCCCCGCCCCGACTCCCCCGGCTCTCCGGGGCAAGGAGTTCAAGGGAGACCTGATGCGCGGAGCCATGCGCAACCTCATCCCCTAG